One segment of Erigeron canadensis isolate Cc75 chromosome 2, C_canadensis_v1, whole genome shotgun sequence DNA contains the following:
- the LOC122587842 gene encoding uncharacterized mitochondrial protein AtMg00810-like, with the protein MCKDFERVMKSEFEMSAMGKLSFFLGLQVDQKKDGIFIHQTKYVNDILERFKMTDAKSIATPIPVNHQLGAVVDSDEPVDPTLHRAMIGSLMYLTASRPDIMFAVCICSRFQADPRASHLSAVKRIFRYLKGRPKLGIWYPSEGDLDFVAYSDADYGGCNLTRKSTSGGYQFLGGRIVSWQCKKQTSVANSTCEAEYVAAGNCCSQVLWIQQQLRDYGLNFTNTPIMVDNESTISITNNPVKHSKTKHIEIRHHFIRDCAEKCLIHMVKVHSDYNYADLFTKAFDRSRFDFLLQANGMRNPE; encoded by the coding sequence ATGTGCAAAGATTTTGAAAGGGTAATGAAAAGtgagtttgagatgagtgcaaTGGGGAAATTAAGTTTCTTCTTGGGGTTGCAAGTTGATCAGAAAAAGGATGGCATTTTTAtccatcagaccaagtatgtgaATGATATCTTAGAAAGGTTCAAGATGACTGATGCAAAATCAATTGCTACTCCTATACCGgtcaatcatcaacttggagCTGTTGTAGATAGTGATGAGCCTGTGGATCCCACTCTTCATAGAGCGATGATAGGTTCTCTTATGTATCTAACAGCTTCTCGCcctgacattatgtttgctgttTGTATTTGTTCTCGATTTCAGGCTGATCCACGAGCATCACACCTATCAGCGGTGAAGCGAATCTTTCGTTACCTCAAAGGAAGACCAAAACTGGGAATTTGGTATCCTTCGGAGGGTGATTTGGATTTTGTAGCTTATTCTGATGCTGACTATGGAGGCTGTAATCTGACAAGAAAGTCTACTTCTGGAGGTTATCAATTTTTAGGAGGAAGGATCGTATcctggcagtgcaagaagcaaaCGTCTGTTGCTAATTCGACGtgtgaagctgaatatgttgctGCTGGCAATTGTTGTTCTCAAGTTCTCTGGATTCAACAGCAGTTGCGGGACTACGGTTTGAATTTCACTAACACTCCTATTATGGTTGATAATGAATCCACAATCTCCATCACTAATAACCCGGTTAAGCATAGTAAGACTAAACATATTGAAATCAGACaccattttattcgtgattgtGCTGAAAAATGTTTGATTCATATGGTTAAAGTTCATTCTGATTACAACTATGCTGATCTTTTCACTAAGGCATTTGACAGGTCACGTTTTGACTTTTTGCTTCAAGCGAACGGAATGAGGAATCCCGAGTAA
- the LOC122588811 gene encoding uncharacterized protein LOC122588811 encodes MAAATIQNALLLLPSSSLSRFTATIPSNNFCSFLSPSPELTCGLRRPKNVARTRKLVVRAARVESKGISLGSRAPDFELEEPLTGNMWKLEDFESYPALLVMFICNHCPFVKHLKKDIVQLANLYMKKGLGVVAISSNSIITHPQDGPEFMAEDARLFNYPFPYLYDHTQNVAKDYGAVCTPEFFLFKKDGRRPFELVYHGQFDDSRPSNNVRVTGRDLSLAIDCVLSGQPLPPNQKPSVGCSIKWHPEGNV; translated from the exons ATGGCTGCTGCTACCATACAAAATGCTTTACTTCTTCTACCTTCCTCATCACTCTCCCGTTTCACTGCCACAATACCCTCTAACAATTTCTGCTCATTTTTATCTCCCTCGCCGGAGCTAACTTGTGGTCTCCGGCGACCCAAAAATGTGGCCCGAACAAGAAAACTTGTTGTTCGGGCCGCTAGAGTTGAATCTAAAGGCATTTCTCTTGGTTCTCGGGCTCCTGATTTTGAG TTGGAGGAGCCACTCACAGGGAATATGTGGAAACTGGAGGACTTTGAATCCTATCCTGCATTGCTG GTTATGTTCATTTGCAATCACTGCCCATTCGTTAAGCACTTGAAAAAAGACATTGTGCAGCTTGCAAACTTATATATGAAG AAAGGGCTTGGAGTAGTAGCAATTTCATCAAACTCAATAATTACTCACCCACAG GATGGACCTGAATTCATGGCAGAAGACGCAAGACTGTTTAATTATCCTTTCCCATACCTTTATGATCAT ACACAAAATGTTGCTAAAGATTATGGAGCTGTTTGCACACCCgaattctttctttttaaaaag GATGGACGCCGACCCTTTGAACTAGTATATCATGGTCAGTTTGATGATTCTAGGCCAAGTAATAATGTCCGTGTCACAGGAAG GGACTTGAGCCTGGCAATAGACTGTGTTCTTAGTGGCCAACCATTACCACCAAATCAGAAACCCAG TGTTGGATGCAGCATAAAGTGGCATCCGGAGGGAAATGTGTGA